The stretch of DNA CTTATCTTCTAAGTAAGCTAAGGAAAAAATAGATGAGTCATCGCATCCGATCttagtgaaatttaaaaattatattcatgTAAAAGTGAAAAGGTTCAGTGCATTGGAGGTACAATTAAGAGAATTTTTATTTAGTCAAAATAGTGAATAACTTTATTACACTATATATAACACAAGTTGGTGAGTAAATAAGAGAACAATTTTATATTCCGGGATTTTAATGACTTTAATAGAagaataactaaattaaaacagCAAGATAAAAGTAAAACTCATCATTAACATCTTTATCTGATTACGTTTTTAAGCAAAACAGACCAAAATTAATCAATGACCTAACAAAATATACAACAAAAGTCATTAAATAATTTAGTCCAGCCAATCAGTTAGTCTACCGTGGACGACGACCGAAGCAGTACATGGTAATATTATCGTTACTTCACCACTAAACGAACATGTTACATAATACAACTTACAATTTTGAATAATgtgattaaaagaaaaagctaaATAATTCTTTCCTACTTATATAATGTGTAATAATATAAAGTGATCACTACTTATAAATGTATAACTATCGCTTACtttaaattttcacacaaaTATAGGCTCGGGTGTGGCTTGCGACTGCGGCGCGACAGCCTCGCGACGACGACGCGACAGTCGCAACTCGCCCCTCGCCGCATGCTGACACACATCACATCTCGCTAACTCTAGGTCACTTATGCCGAATGTTAGACAAAGAAGCGACGATTTCCCAAACCGAAATTAAAGTACTAACAATTTGAAGACGATGTATATCCAGTGAGCGCGGGCTGGAACCGAGCCGCGACCGAAGCGAGCACGGACCGAGGCCGCGACTGCAGGTCGCACTTACTTCATACAGATTTAATGTTACACAATGGAACCCCACACATATTAATCTATTACTAAATCCAAATAAAATAGCACACGAAATAACGAAATATAAATCTACCTGTGTCAATGTATAGCTAATAAgtctattttgatgaaatttattTGCTATTTTACAGTTTTTGTTGACAAAATCTGCATGAATTTTCAACTATTTGACTTTGTACAAATTGCCATGAAGGCCATTGAAGGGCCATTCGCATGATAGGCGATTAAAGTCGTGTTATGGTTATACCTCAATAAAAGCAAACTGTGTTGCATAAGGCTGCATTTCCACTGAAGCGAAGAGAAGCGGAGACATAATATGTTTTCTTCGACCAATCAAATTATTGATAAATGACGAGTTATCACGTCATTTTACTCGATTGGTCTATTGAACAAGACTCCGCTCCGCTTCAGACGAAATACACATAGGACAGGGTTTATTAACTTTGAACCAAAATACTTTTAACCGTAATCATAGATACGAATGGACGCTTGTGCTTTTATTGACAGTCAATTCATATGGCGCGCAGCTGCACCAGACGGGCGCAATTTACTTGGCCAATGACGTGTGGTATTGAAACGTTAAGGAATAGTTAGTGATAGCTAGGAATTTCGACCATCTTTTAATTTAGATAATTTATGAGTGGCGGATTTTTTCAgagtatatttattatattattttatagttagtTTCGTCAAAGTAGATattcttgacgattcaaaagtacttataaaagtttaaaatgaataaaaatattttgaactgtttttttttttaaagttgaacGTAACTTTAAACGTTCATCATGTGCTGTGAATGTTGTGGTTCGGTCGTCGAGTCGCGGAGCAGTCGCGGCCGGCGGCGTGCGCGAGTGTCGATTAAACACGAGTCAAGTGAGCAGCGTAACATCTGTACAATTTACAACTAGGCAAATATAACACGGAGGGACGATCCACCGCACTCGTTGAGCGTCAGCCTACGATTGTTATCTCGATATTGTGAAGCGCGCTATGCTCTCCGTTGAAATCGTAACAATGTAGCTTTTTTTggagttttagttttttacaaTATATAGGATTTGTTTCTCTATAGTTAATTACGACTAATATTTACAATGGAGGTGAATGGACATATTCAAAACTCTacttaataattcaaaattaattatgaaaCGCCTACCCAAAACGAACATTATCTACAAGTTTAAGGAGCGAGATTGGGCAAGTTGCAAGACTTTGTCCACTAGGCGCCAGCAATCCCTTAGTAAGTCAGAATAATGGAGTTCAATGCTGCTAACATTTGTACCAATTTATCATCCTCAGTTTGATACTCATGCAAATGGTAAACTTATTAGGGTGACTGTTCACTGAAGCGGAGTGGAGTTGAGACAATTTTGGCAATCCGATCACAATTgagaaatgataaaattataatatcatctaTCAATGAGCTAATTGGCCTGCTGAGCACGTCACCACTCCACTCCGCTTCACGGGACAGTCAGACCCTGATTCGGACATGAAATAGTATagtgaaatatttgaaaaacagTGAAACATAGTTATCGAAAGTGTAAATTTtgataataggtaagtattaataTGCAcgtaaatttgaaattttatgtagtttttttaCTTTATGATTCTTGCTATACAGCACTAAATTGGTACTAAAACCACATTAAAGTAAGAGATTATACTAGTCCTACTTTCTATAGACTAACCAATCTAGCCTCTCTAATCGCTAACATAAGGAATACTTTGAGGCACACGACTTCACCGCGAAACGGGAGATAAGGAACTACTGCACTGCTTTGCATAAAAAGCTTGGAAAGCATTTAAGTTGACGCTCTCTACTTCTATACAAAGAAATGCACTCTGGTCACCTGTCTAGTGTCTAGCGTCTTTGTCACGTACCTCAAAGTCTATCTTTACAGTCGTAATAAGCCGTTACTAAATTTGCAATCGCGAATCGTTTTCATAGTCACCGTGGTACAACAAAATGCCCAATCTCTAAAAGCAAAACTCTCGCCACAAATTAATCTAAACGTAATACCGATCGAGCCTTTGCCTCCACCAGCCAGACCGTACAATTAAAGGAAAAACTCGTTAAAACGGTTATTGGCCaagtatgaaatatttttacacaATTAAAGAGGCATAGACTCGATCCATTTTTTATTCAGAGtaaattaatataggtaagAGGCCGCCAGCGCTAAAGTCGCCTATGTTAAGAAGTAAGAAGATTAGAACCGAAAAAACGAtcagctatacaataaaaagaaatatagtTGTCTTTTGACATATAGATAAATTGCTCCAATCAGAAGCTGTCTGATAGCAATGACGCAGACTCCTCAGAATGATAAAATTTCCATTTACATTCAGACTAAGGCACTTCTCCCACTGCCAACGAGGAAACGACTAGCTATagactattttctcgctcaagaaatgTACTCGTTTCTACTTTTTAGCTCGACATCGGCAATCGGACAAGTGCCTAAGGACCGCATAGACTGATTTGTGCTACCTTGTTTCTAAAGACTAAACATTGAAACGCCAACATCTAAGGTGCTTTCAAATATAGTTTTTTCAGCATTTACTGTATGTACAATAGGCCAAAAATTCGTCAATCAATGGTCTACTTTTTAAGTGTTGCAGTTTTGGATAATTTCCTTCCTTTCTACATGTATCAGGAATTACACTTTGCACACACTGCACTAAGGCACAAAGCTTTTAGGCGCCAAGGTAGCAGGTCGTCAGTCTGGATGCGACCTAAGGAGTATATACTACAACTAATTTCAAGAATTTTAGAAGAAAAACAGTACAGGCCAAATGCAATAAGTAATGACagatatttttaaagtaaaagatatgtacatattttataaacattaagtaataatttgcagatttattcaatataatttttttaaagaataagaTCATTTTCACTGTAGTAGTTTATTTGTAAATCAGTAAAAAGACAGGGTAGGAcgaaagtatattaatttataaggaCGCACTTCGGATTACAGTGTCAAGAGTCAACCGCGCCAAGAGGCAGCCGCGACATGACGCGTGCTACTAAAGAAACGATTCTAAAGAACAGTGTTAATCATTCATTCTCACTTACACAATACACCTATGTATAGTGTGCGAGTGAGACGGAATGATTAACGACACTTCGTTTAGATTCTTATCTCTTGACACGCGTTATACTGAATAAGACAGTATATAGCATACCGACGCATTTGCTCGCGATATGCCTTGCGTCATAGGCGTCAATTGTTTCCCTACCGCGTGCAAATGAATTAGTGTGCTAAAGGAGACTctctcctatttgtttatagtGCATAGTACAAACGCACTAGTGTTACGTCCTATGCCGTTCGACGCTATAACCCAAAGTGCTTCTTTAGAGTTTTGGTTGTTTTTCACGTCTGTTGAAGCCTGGAAGGTAACAAACTAAGAAAGAGAAATCGTCCGCCATATTTTGACGTCCTAGCCTAGAAATACTTTTTGATTCAACatacttttaatatattttaatagaaaattcATTGATTTGTCTTACAAAATTCATTGGAAATATATTGAAGACATATTGAATCAAAAGATATTTCTAGCTAAGAAGTTACAACATGGCGAAAACGATTTTCCTTTCTTAGTTTGGACGCATTAAATCACTTGTACTAAAATTAATTCATCGATTCGACTCAGGCAACTACAAACGTTTGAAACACCAAAACAAACCCTTTCAACTTAATACAGACTTAAGACTTTTTGATCCATCAcacaaaaatttattaaaacacTGAGGAGTACGCATGTTTGCCAtcacaatttacaataatataagtattttattcatatattttttagtcAGTTGAGGTATAGTTCCAAGTAACTTTaatgatttaatttttgattgTAAACACTTTAGAGCACACACGGTTGACCGTCACACACGTTCGGCGGATGgagcgggcggcggcgcgggcggctcATATCTTGTGTATCTTCTGGGAGACGACCACGGGGTTGTTGCGGCGGATCTCCTGCGCGCCGAGCTCCCGGTAGTCGAACGAGCACTCGTGCTTGTCGCTGTATCGATGCACCGCGCAGAACAGCCCTCCGCAGCGGCATTCAAACCCTGCATCAAACCAATTCATCAATTTATATTCCCTCCCATACATGTATAGTTCAAATGTTTAAACGATCGTgagttatttccattttaagtataggATGTACCAGAGTTACCAATCAAAGTAAGCCcaactagtttcgaacccatccagggtcctttttcatagggtcacatcgactaaatacgtgagtatagatGGTACATCTTATACATCGTTCTATAGTTGCGaaactaaagtggcaatggaaagggcacatagttcgaaaaacaaGACATTGGGGTTCCatggtgctagaatggcgaccttgcaccggaaagcgcagacCATGCGCAAGACCATGACGTTTGGAAGTTCCTAAAGagatatgtccagcagtggacgtctttgtgatgatgatgatgatgattttcccCTCTATCTTAGGCACAATGCTCACAGATGGGAGTGAATTGCACTGAGGTGCggcttatttttttacaaataagtcagatttttttaaaatatggttgaaattgttattattcaaGGTCACAGAGGTACGCCGCATGAGGCGTGTGATACAGCGTGCAAATTCGTTGGTGTACTACATTCTACAAGTAATAGTCGTTACTATTAACGCTCTTCCATTAATtaccatttaattaattacataatggaTGGGGTAATAATGTTTTCGTCGGGTTTCCTTGGAATAACAATGCAATGGGCGCCCAAACTTTTCTGTACATAACTCAAATAATACGATTTCAACTCTTATGTTAGCAATTTTAACAGATAACTGGGACTGATAGATAGTATTCAAAAAGGTGAGAAGTTGACTGTTTCTGtctaaaaaaacatattttaaattatcctCTTTAAAATATCTGCTAACAATGTACAATAACCGCTACTGTACATTAGTTTCAATTAATGATAGAAccaatttaaaagaaataagcTTATCAATAAAAGGCCcagaattgtttatttatttcacattaTTTCATCATCGTCAATCGAAGTTGAGCTGATATTTACACAGACAATTTTTGACATCCATATTCCATAAATCCAACTATCACACCCATCATCTTCAGAGTACTGTTGCTTCGTTAACATGCATCTTATGAAATGAATATCAAAATCTCACCTGTGAGTCCAACCTTCTTGCGGCAAACGGCGCATCTGTTCTTTTTCTTCTTGTCCTTGCTGGGGTCTTTGTCGTCGGCGTCGTTGTCCGACGCGCCCGTGCTGGCGCCGCTCGTGCCGGCCCCGCTCTCCTCCTCCAACTTCTGAAACAGGGCACGTACATATCAGTTTACGTACTCACTGAAACATGCTTGGGCTGGTCATGTTTGACGTAAGACCAACGAGCGCTGGAGTCGGAAGATTCTCGAATGGAGACCGCGTCTCGGCAAACGGGGAATAGGGCGCAATTGACTAAGTTGGAGCGATGGCATTCGGAAAGTGTCTGGCTTTGATAAGTAATCGATAGCCAACGTTGGCGCCACTTAAGAGGCCTGTTTCCTACATTGGATGCATATTGGCTGTTAACGTTAAACTTAGGACTGATTACACCAGCATATGAGACTTGGGCCCACTTTGCTTATATTATTGGTAGCCGAAGTTATCGAAGTTTATAGGTAACAGTAACATAACTTTAACaacctgtcatgcaactggatCTTTATAGACAAGTAACGGTTATTCGGCggtgctactacgctaaaaaaaaaaaaaactaaatcatcttctcattattgcctttctaatgaaaccggtttaAGGCATATCGGTTGGAAGTTTCAAAGTTTACAACGGACGcaggtagaaacatttttagtGTTTTATATAAGCAGATTGCCTAACAACCATCGAACAACATAGCAAATGTGACGATTTGACTATTCAATACATAATGAATATGACGGACCCGTTTTAGACTTTTCTTGCTTCCCTCTGCTTGTAGACGTTCAGGTTTTACGAATCTTACTGAGCCAGTGGCATCTTTGGAGCTAGTTGGTTCCTCCTCGAATATCTTGTCTTGCTCCTTGTTTAAACCGACTgtctttttcaatttcaattcagAAAGGCGATCTCGTCTTATTTTTGAggatgattttttttctaatttgagCTTGGGAGTTGTAAAGCTGTTGCGTTTCTCGCTGGTTTCATCTGGCGTTGGCAGCGGCGTGGTGTCTTTTCTTTCGATAGACAAACGTTTATTAtccaaacttttaaatttcaattcGGAATGGCGATCCTGATACGCCCGCTTTATTTCCGCGGATGACTTTTCTTCTATTTTGAGCTTGGGAGCTGTGAGGCTGTCGGATTTCTCGCTGGTCCCATCTGGCGTTGGCAGCGGCTTGGTGTCGTTTATGTCGACAGACAAACGTTTATTTTCGAAGCTTTTCGATCGTGACACACCGACACTATGCTCGAGGGAGGAGTTTTGGCTGTTGTTATTAGATGTACTATTTCGTCGAGTGGCTTTCTTAAATATCCGCTTCCCTTTAGATTCCTTTTTGTTGAGGTCTTtttccattattattattatggtgcCTTGTAATCAAACATTTTGACTGAAACAAAGTTGTGTCCATTACATCCCTACccatatataaatgcgaaaggagCTGCTTCAAATACGCTGCGACGGAGCGAAGGTTCAAgttgatttttttgcatgggtataattaAAGATCCTGGACCCATGCAAGTAAACACCATCGcattaattactttttatcccggaaaatcaaagagttcccacaggattttcaaaactcaaatccacgcggacaaagtcgcaagcatcagctagtattatcataaaagtaaattatttattatttattatctctaCAACCAGACAACAAAACTGTACTACGCGTACTACGACCATCAGACACGAGTGTACGACTGCGAGAAAGACATCCTAGGAGTAGGAGGTACTATAAGgaatgattttgagaaattcagtATCTTTAAAGAACGTTAATCCGCGCAGAAGTCACGGGAATAAGCGAGTTTCATACTAAGGTTTTTACTGTGTATTGAATATCATGTTCACTTTACCACATTAAAACAGTATAATATCGTCCAGCATTTTCTGTATAGTtatacaacaaaaataattataaaaagttacattttgtataatattaaaatatatttcaccGCTTTAAACAAATTGTAAAAATTCTGTTGATTTTCGTGGCATGTAAGATGTCTGTTTGACGTTAattcgtatttttaaaaaacatgatGTTCAATTGTGCCAGTGTTTACGTTGGGCGCAAAATTTTCATTTCCTTccgtataatatataaaatgcgAGCGGATCACGTTTtataaacattaaattaatgtatCAACACGTTTCAACAAACAGAGCGATACGGTGACACGTCGCACGTAGCATTCAAGCGTCCTTATACGCACTCTTCCGCGtttcacacacacatacatttaTGAAGAACAAGCCGATCTTCCGCCAGGGAGCCCGTAAATGGCATTAATTGATACTCattgaaaaaaccggtcaagtgcaagctgTAATTTCTCAATTCATGTTCCGTACTACGATTACCCGCTTCCTCGCATCACATCATTTCCAAACCAATAGTTTATATACGCAGGCCGCGCTGACCACAGAATGTAGAGTTGCCTATCGATAGTCCAATATCGATAAACTTTGGTACAAGTACCACACAAGTACCAAAAAAACAATCAATACTGTCGATAGTATCGATAGTTTTACACGATATAATTATATCGATAGTCATCGACTATCGATAGACTGCTATCATTAAGCAACTCTCCTTTATAGTGTCACACGCCTGTGACTGCCAGGTACAGAAAGCTCAGTCCGCAACGACTAATACGACGAATAAAATGCAATTCAGCTCATACAAGCATTACGGCCTAAACACCTCCCTATCGCGTAAGTCTTTCGTCTTATTTCTTATATCTCCTATGAGATAAGACGATGGGACCCGTCAAAGGAGCGCAAGGGCCATAGGAATACTTCTAGGGTCTCGTGACCAAGTGAACCCGGCAATCAAATAGTTGTTTGTCAGAACTGTAGACCATATTGAAGCACAAAAATCAAATCTTTCGGGGTGCTTTCAGCTCTCAGGATATGATTGATATTTGTAATCATGGACAACGGACATATACAGTTTTTAACTTTATGCTCGCTTTCAAATTGATGCGTCCGTACCGTATTTAATACGAGTAATTTATACATCAGTTCGGTAGATTATTGCATATGACAGTCAGATATTGAAATCTTCCATATTGTAAACAACCTATAGCAGGGAACACTAAAAATAGCCGTTGCTGAGTCTGACGTCTCTTTATTGTGATGTACTGTGAAGACAAACGGGGAACAGCGTGACTAATGCCAGAAACACACTTGGAAACCCTGCTCCGCGCAATATCACACGCGTGTGACATATAGCGCGCAAACAGTACGTGCCTACAAAAATGAGCTTTAAACCTGCTAAGAGCTGAAACCGCTCTGTCACATCGTATATATTCGACTAGCTTATGACCATTACTTACGCGATAATTTAGATTGTTTGAAattcccgtagaaactctttattttcaCAAAGTCGGTTTCGAAGTTGAGCCCGGTCAGACCAGCAAAAAATGGGTACGACCTTAACGAAAGgccaatatttttaaatcacaAACAGACTATCCCTTTTAACCTGTCTAGACTATAATAGATGCATACCTAGATATAAATGCCACGGAATATGACACAAAACAAACATCCGACAGAGGGTCTCGTCGAATTCTTGATCGACATGGCAGGCGTGTCGTGGCGGAGATCGAGTGGCGTATTCCAAGTGTGTTCCCACCATCATTGTGATGCACTGTGGTTAGTAATAGATCAAGAGCCCATGAACACTAGTCCTGTGTCATGGTATAAAGGTTGAAAATTTTcaagtttaataaattactGGTAGGCACttgctttaaaatataaatttcatGTATGTCACTTGGGCAACTATTCaaagatgttttaaattttaacaattGTCAGACATGATTGAAGGTCAAATGTGAGGTGGTGAAGATTATGATGTTTTGTGAAGCAATTTTATATACCCTACCTTTACAAACGAAGAACGGAGGTAGGAACATTTGGTTACCAATAACCTGCAGACTGTATACCACGACGTAGGTCTGGCGTTCACGGGCTCTTAGACCATAGGTATGGCACTACCAATTAATAGACGTTTAATACATTGTGAGCTGAATATTCAACCGATGACGATCCCAACAAGGTCGCCTGTTATGTAAGTACGCGAAATGCGTTGCATTTGGCTCCGATGTTCAATATGTAGGGACCTTGCTGTTCGTCAATATAAAACAAATTGTGATTTGTTCAATCGACTTATACATCTCTAAGACATATTTAAATGAATTTGAATGACATCATTGTGGTATTGCAGTCCTCCACGGATTTGATTTCATTGTTCATTGAAATCTGTATTGGGATCAGCCCTAACAAAGTATGACTACTCCAAAGAGATACAAGTGTGAAGTCCTTTTGGCCAAGAGATGACTCCATCATTGAATCTTGATCGTGATTTCTAATTTAAGTCATCACAGAGATGATTTAAATATCAATACATATTAAAGCGTTCGATCGTCTTAGGAACAAAAAGAATGTGTCACAGACTGAAGAAACAACCTTTAAATATTGCACTGCTAGCATTCAGCACTCAAAATTAGCTGCTAAGctaacctatttttaacccccgaaccaaaaagaggggtgttataagtttgacgtgtgtatctgtgtatctgtctgtggtatcgtagcgcctaaacgaatgaaccgattttaatttagttttttttgtttgaaaggtggcttgatcgagagtgttcttagctataatccaaaaaaattgattcagccgtttaaaagttatcagctcttttatagttttcttgtagaaaagaaggttagataaccgttaggttcataatattatgtcaattgacaaaatgtcaagctgtcaagcttggatgaataaatactctgtcaagatggatgttgccttgatacataattatttatttgcaaatgatgttttggaaaactcagatactttggatcgtaggcacggaatagtccaagagtccaaagttatcaggtctgttcggtcttttctagttactgtaaccttcacttgtcgggggtgatataaatttttaatttacacttgttactacaTAAGACAGTACTCATTTTAAGTGATTACGAAAAGAAAGCAAATATTCTATAAACCGGATAAATATTATCGAGTAAACTGGTATGTATGTATCGAAATAAAGCGTATATTAGTATACGTTCACAATGTTACAGCCACAGTCTTCCTAGGTCTATGATTACAATCGGCCACAGAATATTGAATGTTCGTTCACAATACGAAGAAAACGGCGTCGTCGGTTATCGTATAAGGCAAGCTATACAGAGACCTATGGTTTTTATTGGCCTTTGTTTAAACTCAGCACAATTACCATTGATTGTATGAGCTGTTCTTGTGCATACGCAGATATAGTATTTCCcacttatttattcaatttaagtGCTTTCTAGACGACCAACATTGCTTGACAAGCGCGATTGACACGGGTGCTCTGTACTCtgtccacggaaagaagttagtatatggtctctgttacgtaatgcaaaaaaatgacaaagacaaaaatgtCAATGGGTGTCAATCATTTTGGgtggccaaccaatcacaaatgaaGCGTTTTTTAATTGTacatgttttttgaaaacattaattctataataatatcGAAGTATGGAAAACATAGGTCCGTTTGTGAATGGTTGGTCACTCAATTCGTtggttatatttttgtattgagaaagatagtttttttttttaaagaatttgtaaCCAAAAGAGAAAAATCAAGCTTTATGGATTTCCTTTAACATTCTGTAACATGTCTAAAATCTTTGACGACAAAACACATTTAACTTACCTGAAAAGTCATTTACCACCACCAGTAATAAAAAACAGTAACTGTGATGTAATTATAAgttaaataattacctactaaatatGTAATGTTATCGCCATTTTGTATTTCACAACGTACCTATAACTTAACGATACGAACGATAAACAAAAAACCGCGATAGTAAAAATAAtctcttaaattattattttacattttacgtaTCGTATCGTAACAAAGCAAAATTATTGTAGGCTATTTATGTAacacaaacaaattaaaatttcttaGGGTCCAGTTATAAACAAAACCGAAactatctgtgtgtctgttatAGGAGTTTTAAGGTGGTACGTATTTAAAGCAGGGTTGCAACTCGAAATTTTGGAAACTAACTGATGTGACGAATAAATAACAttaataaaagtaaagtttATTGTTGTttaactatagtacgcgacaggtcgaggtggcaatcggggtggggacgcctcgcacaACCGCGGTGACCCCGTGCGGGAtaagcgcgggtgacgtgcgggttatgcggggcgtctccccgcctcgtaccccgattgccatctcgacctgtcgggtactatatgtattttatagacAAGAGTCTTTACTCTAAAATCTAATTATTACTTTAGTATTATTTACCTTTATTATTGGATTCTCTgcaaaaactgttttagatCGCAGTAAGTTAG from Maniola jurtina chromosome 10, ilManJurt1.1, whole genome shotgun sequence encodes:
- the LOC123868873 gene encoding uncharacterized protein LOC123868873 isoform X2; its protein translation is MEKDLNKKESKGKRIFKKATRRNSTSNNNSQNSSLEHSVGVSRSKSFENKRLSVDINDTKPLPTPDGTSEKSDSLTAPKLKIEEKSSAEIKRAYQDRHSELKFKSLDNKRLSIERKDTTPLPTPDETSEKRNSFTTPKLKLEKKSSSKIRRDRLSELKLKKTVGLNKEQDKIFEEEPTSSKDATGSVRFVKPERLQAEGSKKSLKRLEEESGAGTSGASTGASDNDADDKDPSKDKKKKNRCAVCRKKVGLTGFECRCGGLFCAVHRYSDKHECSFDYRELGAQEIRRNNPVVVSQKIHKI
- the LOC123868873 gene encoding uncharacterized protein LOC123868873 isoform X1, giving the protein MEKDLNKKESKGKRIFKKATRRNSTSNNNSQNSSLEHSVGVSRSKSFENKRLSVDINDTKPLPTPDGTSEKSDSLTAPKLKIEEKSSAEIKRAYQDRHSELKFKSLDNKRLSIERKDTTPLPTPDETSEKRNSFTTPKLKLEKKSSSKIRRDRLSELKLKKTVGLNKEQDKIFEEEPTSSKDATGSVRFVKPERLQAEGSKKSLKRKLEEESGAGTSGASTGASDNDADDKDPSKDKKKKNRCAVCRKKVGLTGFECRCGGLFCAVHRYSDKHECSFDYRELGAQEIRRNNPVVVSQKIHKI